The Xanthobacter flavus genome includes a window with the following:
- a CDS encoding DUF4286 family protein: protein MTREEPHPGPALGFMGFWADIDAEYELRYQEWHNCEHMPERVGIPGFIEGRRYRAVHGSPRFFMCYVTEGPEVLGSAAYLAALNRPTPWTSEALTHFRNPVRSLYRNHCRVGFAGGYAPYILQRRFDHKADAATLAEMVRAAVAQDTSGVLSGTLSGGLYEVDEAISGIMTAERRIYSGGPGRQQYLFTIEALDRDQAEAAGRRLDALVAEGASEINPGLYWLENRIQSAQLRRPAAAQQDAQAATPADTRIPERLTP, encoded by the coding sequence ATGACCCGCGAAGAGCCCCATCCCGGCCCCGCCCTCGGCTTTATGGGCTTCTGGGCCGACATCGATGCGGAGTACGAACTCCGCTATCAGGAATGGCACAATTGCGAGCACATGCCGGAGCGGGTGGGGATTCCCGGCTTCATCGAGGGGCGGCGCTATCGCGCCGTCCACGGCAGCCCGCGCTTCTTCATGTGCTATGTCACGGAAGGCCCCGAGGTGCTGGGCAGCGCGGCCTATCTCGCCGCGCTGAACCGGCCAACGCCCTGGACCAGCGAGGCGCTCACCCACTTCCGCAATCCGGTGCGCTCGCTCTACCGCAACCATTGCCGGGTCGGCTTCGCGGGGGGCTATGCCCCCTACATCCTCCAGCGCCGGTTCGACCATAAGGCCGACGCCGCAACCCTGGCGGAGATGGTCCGGGCGGCGGTGGCGCAGGACACCTCAGGCGTTCTTTCGGGCACCCTTTCGGGCGGCCTCTATGAGGTGGACGAGGCCATCTCCGGCATCATGACGGCGGAGCGCCGCATCTATTCCGGCGGGCCCGGGCGCCAGCAATATCTCTTCACCATCGAGGCCCTCGACCGCGACCAGGCGGAGGCGGCCGGGCGCCGTCTGGACGCCCTGGTGGCCGAAGGCGCCAGCGAGATCAATCCCGGCCTCTACTGGCTGGAAAACCGCATCCAGTCCGCCCAGCTGCGCCGGCCCGCCGCCGCGCAGCAGGACGCGCAAGCCGCCACCCCGGCGGACACCCGCATTCCCGAAAGGCTCACCCCATGA
- a CDS encoding fumarylacetoacetate hydrolase family protein — protein MKLLRHGAAGAERPGLLAADGTVRDLSDIVPDIDAAFIADPARLAALKAVDPLSLPVVEGEVRLAPPFTGIGKIVGVGLNYHDHARECGLPIPEEPILFMKATTSLCGPYDAIRLPEGSEKTDWEVELGVVIGTTARKVSEAEALDHVFGYCIAHDVSERAHQLEHGGQWTKGKSHDTFCPLGPWLVTADEVGDPQALDLWCSVDGEMRQNSSTGDMIFKVAEIVSYVSRFMTLEPGDLIITGTPAGVGLGLKPQVYLARGQEVRLGIARLGEQRQSVV, from the coding sequence ATGAAGCTCCTGCGCCATGGCGCGGCCGGTGCCGAACGGCCCGGCCTCCTCGCCGCCGACGGCACGGTGCGCGACCTGTCCGACATCGTGCCGGACATCGACGCCGCCTTCATAGCCGATCCCGCCCGCCTTGCCGCGCTGAAGGCGGTGGACCCGCTCTCCCTGCCGGTGGTGGAGGGGGAGGTGCGCCTCGCGCCGCCCTTCACCGGCATCGGCAAGATTGTGGGGGTGGGCCTCAATTATCACGACCACGCCCGCGAATGCGGCCTGCCCATTCCCGAAGAGCCCATCCTCTTCATGAAGGCCACCACTTCTCTGTGCGGCCCCTATGACGCCATCCGCCTGCCGGAAGGCTCGGAAAAGACCGACTGGGAGGTGGAGCTGGGCGTCGTCATCGGCACCACCGCTCGCAAGGTGTCCGAGGCGGAGGCCCTCGACCATGTCTTCGGCTATTGCATCGCCCATGACGTGTCCGAGCGCGCCCACCAATTGGAGCACGGCGGGCAGTGGACCAAGGGCAAGAGCCACGACACCTTCTGCCCCCTCGGCCCCTGGCTGGTGACGGCGGACGAGGTGGGCGACCCGCAGGCCCTTGATCTGTGGTGCTCGGTGGATGGCGAGATGCGCCAGAACAGTTCCACCGGCGACATGATCTTCAAGGTGGCGGAGATCGTCTCCTATGTCAGCCGCTTCATGACGCTGGAGCCCGGCGACCTCATCATCACCGGCACGCCGGCGGGGGTGGGGCTGGGGCTGAAGCCGCAGGTCTATCTCGCCCGCGGGCAGGAGGTGCGCCTCGGCATCGCCCGCCTCGGCGAGCAGCGCCAATCCGTGGTCTGA
- a CDS encoding ABC transporter permease, producing the protein MTDTLLVQSTRANVLSKLMSMDAIRPLILVAVILVGWDLAVRLLRIPPYLIPAPTLVIEQVIAQWPMLLRETMPTLYATLGGFALSALVGIPLAMLIASSKTVESYLYPLLVFSQSVPKIAVAPLFVVWFGFGVLPKIISAFLLGVFPVVVSTVLAFKSVDKEMIDLARSMRAGGLRTFIRIRLPHALPGIFSGLKVAITLAVVGAVVGEFVGSNSGIGYVLQVANGNFDLPLMFAALFVLSMMGVILFMALDAIEHFLIPWHASRRPDPNSGA; encoded by the coding sequence ATGACCGACACCCTTCTCGTCCAGTCCACGCGCGCCAACGTGCTCTCCAAGCTCATGAGCATGGATGCCATCCGCCCGCTCATCCTCGTCGCGGTGATCCTGGTGGGGTGGGACCTCGCGGTGCGCCTGCTGCGCATTCCGCCCTATCTCATCCCGGCGCCGACGCTGGTGATCGAGCAGGTCATCGCCCAGTGGCCCATGCTGCTGCGGGAGACGATGCCCACCCTCTACGCCACGCTCGGCGGCTTCGCCCTGAGCGCGCTGGTGGGCATCCCGCTCGCCATGCTGATCGCCTCCTCGAAGACGGTGGAGAGCTATCTCTATCCCCTCCTCGTCTTCTCCCAGTCGGTGCCGAAGATCGCGGTGGCGCCGCTGTTCGTGGTGTGGTTCGGCTTCGGCGTATTGCCGAAGATCATCTCCGCCTTCCTGCTCGGGGTGTTCCCGGTGGTGGTCTCCACCGTGCTCGCCTTCAAGAGCGTGGACAAGGAGATGATCGACCTTGCCCGCTCCATGCGCGCCGGGGGCCTGCGCACCTTCATCCGCATCCGCCTGCCCCACGCGCTGCCCGGCATCTTCTCGGGGCTGAAGGTGGCCATCACGCTCGCCGTGGTGGGCGCGGTGGTGGGCGAGTTCGTCGGCTCCAACTCAGGCATCGGCTACGTGCTGCAGGTGGCGAACGGCAATTTCGATTTGCCGCTCATGTTCGCCGCGCTGTTCGTGCTCTCCATGATGGGGGTGATCCTGTTCATGGCGCTGGACGCCATCGAGCACTTCCTCATCCCCTGGCACGCCTCGCGCCGGCCGGACCCCAACAGCGGGGCGTGA
- a CDS encoding ABC transporter substrate-binding protein, whose amino-acid sequence MISRRTLATHLLSGAFALGLAAASALPAAAQAAKTPDKAVLMLNWYVYGEHAPFILGLKKGYYAEEGIDLEIQEGRGSAVTIQAVGAGTATFGLADIGVMIKAVAKGAPVKTIGVLLQRTPGAVVAPEGKINGPKDLPGKTIMFTPGDAVTPIWPLYLKKLGIPEGAVKMVAADAQAKLNAVVNNQADGLIGFTTEQGARLPDIMNKPVTMLRYTDAGVNLVSLGIVANTDTLAKRADMVKRFMRATTRAVEEAEKNPKAAIDILMEAYPKIGLPDAQLRSLQYSQALYRASDDKSTRPFRMNPALMDESLEILTQYGGLDPSARSKAQDYFTLEFLP is encoded by the coding sequence ATGATCTCTCGAAGGACACTCGCCACGCACCTGTTATCCGGCGCATTCGCCCTCGGCCTTGCCGCCGCATCCGCGCTGCCGGCGGCCGCGCAGGCGGCAAAGACGCCGGACAAGGCGGTGCTGATGCTCAACTGGTACGTCTATGGCGAGCACGCGCCCTTCATCCTCGGCCTCAAGAAGGGCTATTACGCGGAAGAAGGCATCGACCTCGAAATCCAGGAAGGCCGCGGCTCGGCGGTGACCATCCAGGCGGTGGGCGCCGGCACGGCCACCTTCGGCCTCGCCGACATCGGCGTGATGATCAAGGCGGTGGCCAAGGGCGCACCGGTGAAGACCATCGGCGTCCTGCTCCAGCGCACCCCCGGCGCGGTGGTGGCGCCCGAGGGCAAGATCAACGGCCCCAAGGACCTGCCCGGCAAGACCATCATGTTCACGCCCGGCGATGCCGTGACGCCCATCTGGCCGCTGTATCTCAAGAAGCTCGGCATCCCCGAAGGTGCGGTGAAGATGGTGGCGGCGGATGCGCAGGCCAAGCTGAACGCCGTGGTGAACAACCAGGCCGACGGCCTCATCGGCTTCACCACCGAGCAGGGCGCCCGCCTGCCGGACATCATGAACAAGCCGGTGACCATGCTGCGCTACACCGATGCGGGGGTGAACCTCGTGTCGCTGGGCATCGTCGCCAACACCGACACCCTCGCCAAGCGCGCCGACATGGTGAAGCGCTTCATGCGCGCCACCACCCGCGCGGTGGAAGAGGCGGAGAAGAACCCCAAGGCCGCCATCGACATCCTCATGGAGGCCTATCCCAAGATCGGCCTGCCGGACGCGCAGCTGCGCAGCCTGCAATACTCGCAGGCGCTCTACCGCGCCTCCGACGACAAGAGCACGCGCCCCTTCCGCATGAACCCGGCGCTGATGGACGAGAGCCTCGAGATCCTCACCCAGTACGGCGGCCTCGACCCCTCCGCGCGCAGCAAGGCGCAGGATTACTTCACGCTGGAGTTCCTTCCGTGA